GACCAGCCTATCGCGGAAAATCTTTGGTCCTTTAAATACCTGCTGACCTATTTCGCGGGCGCTGGTGCCTTCGGAATTGCTTTTGCCGGTTTGCAATGGCGTCAGGCGTATCGCTTTCACAAGATGAACGGCGACCTGGAAGCGGCGAACTCGGAAATCAGCCACCTGAACAAACAGCTGGCGTCGGAAAATGTCCGCCTTGGAGCTGAAATTGAAGTTGCGCGGCAGATCCAGATGATGGTCCTGCCGACCCAGAACGAATTGGGTGAGATTGATCAGCTGGAAGTCGCCGCCTTCATGGAACCTGCCGATGAAGTCGGCGGAGACTACTATGACGTCTTGCAACTTGGGGACCGCGTCAAAATCGGAATCGGCGATGTCACCGGCCATGGCCTTGAGAGCGGCGTCCTCATGCTGATGGTGCAATCCGTTGCCGTCGCCCTTCAAGAACAAGGTCCGAGCGACCCCAAACAGTTTCTTGTTGCCCTCAACAATGCGATCTGCCGCAACATCAAACGCACGAAAACCGACAAGCACCTGACCTTGTGTTTTGTAGATATAGAGCACGACAAACTGACCCTGACCGGCCAGCATGAAGAGTTGATTTTGCTGCGGCGCTCAGGTGCTGTGGAAACAGTCGACACGCTCGACCTTGGATTTCCGGTCGGATTGGAAGACAACATCTCGGAATTTGTCCGCCCACTGCCCATGCCCTTTGAGAGCGGAGACACGGTTGTCCTTTACACGGACGGCGTTACGGAGGCGGAAAACTCCAAGGGCGAAATGTATGGCCTGGATCGTTTGATCGCGAGCACCAAGGTACACGGCCGCAAGGACG
This window of the Roseibium alexandrii DFL-11 genome carries:
- a CDS encoding PP2C family protein-serine/threonine phosphatase, encoding MDRPLIFAVVVLLALALLPVAVWMDLRTISDQSLRSQAIDLDKAITEIRTYYARNVVGRVQSASGDIQPTHEYHERDGGIPIPATLSIELGDVIGDQGTLEYRFVSDLPFTEREPYELTAFEQKALADFRETRDPKDLEIGFTGSMFDRQVQIASPVYMGASCVACHNTHPESPKTDWVVGDIRGIQAITIDQPIAENLWSFKYLLTYFAGAGAFGIAFAGLQWRQAYRFHKMNGDLEAANSEISHLNKQLASENVRLGAEIEVARQIQMMVLPTQNELGEIDQLEVAAFMEPADEVGGDYYDVLQLGDRVKIGIGDVTGHGLESGVLMLMVQSVAVALQEQGPSDPKQFLVALNNAICRNIKRTKTDKHLTLCFVDIEHDKLTLTGQHEELILLRRSGAVETVDTLDLGFPVGLEDNISEFVRPLPMPFESGDTVVLYTDGVTEAENSKGEMYGLDRLIASTKVHGRKDAARMLEAMIADLRSHIGSATVFDDITLLIARRR